In Vicingus serpentipes, the following are encoded in one genomic region:
- a CDS encoding OmpA family protein: MKKYIIFTLALFIYSLTFAQDVPFDKGLFKEKKDEFKIAKQQLELGYESYELMPESYIHFNHDDFRMRKMYHAEALSPMYDAYKFNPNNAQLNYRIGRAYLASSVFKEECIPHFQKAIKLNPNVAADVHFYLGQGYQLTMEFDKAIAEYKIHRSILSGKDPLEVEETEKRIKECEVGKKLVAKPERVFIDNFGKVINSKYPEYGAIISADESVMMFTSRRNTSTGADKQPDGTPYYEDIYITSKVDGKWVSPANMGTNVNTDEHDATSAVSPDAQSMIIYKGNKGNGDLFECKLVGSTWSKPQALNKNINTKYHESSCSYSNDGKTLYFVSNKPGGFGEHDMYVTTWDEEAQDWGEAKNLGPTVNTKYNEESVFIHPDGKTLYFSSQAFETMGGYDIFKSTLQDDGSWSTPENLGYPINSVDDDVFFVINGSGRRGYYSSFKADGHGEKDIYQITFLGPEKPAQLSGEDNLLANIAEPVREKVIEKQVDAATKRITILKGVVRDAKSLKPLLSSLELIDVEENKTLAKFESNETTGKYLVSLPSGKNYGLIVRADGYLFHSENFNIPETAAYQEVEKNIDLQKVEVGSTIVLKNIFYDYNKATLRDASKNELDRLTKLLKENPTIKIELSAHTDSRGGDKYNQDLSQRRAQSCVDYLIKNGIGTDRLVSKGYGEEKLLISDAEIAKLKFDDEKEDAHQQNRRTEFKILSK; this comes from the coding sequence ATGAAAAAATATATAATATTTACCCTAGCACTATTTATTTACTCTTTAACTTTTGCTCAAGATGTTCCTTTTGACAAAGGTTTGTTCAAAGAAAAAAAGGATGAGTTTAAAATAGCGAAACAACAATTAGAATTGGGTTATGAATCATATGAATTAATGCCTGAATCTTACATTCATTTTAATCATGATGATTTTAGAATGAGAAAGATGTATCATGCAGAAGCTCTTTCTCCAATGTATGATGCTTACAAATTCAACCCAAATAATGCCCAATTAAATTATCGTATTGGTAGAGCTTATTTGGCTTCTTCTGTTTTTAAAGAAGAATGTATTCCTCACTTTCAAAAAGCAATTAAATTAAATCCAAACGTAGCGGCTGATGTTCATTTTTATTTAGGTCAAGGATATCAATTAACTATGGAGTTTGACAAAGCCATTGCAGAATACAAAATACACCGTTCAATACTATCTGGTAAGGATCCTTTAGAAGTTGAAGAAACTGAAAAAAGAATAAAAGAGTGTGAAGTTGGAAAAAAATTAGTCGCTAAACCTGAAAGAGTATTCATTGATAATTTTGGAAAAGTTATTAACTCTAAATATCCAGAATATGGGGCTATTATCTCTGCTGATGAGTCTGTAATGATGTTTACATCAAGAAGAAATACCTCAACAGGTGCTGATAAACAACCTGATGGCACCCCATATTATGAAGATATATACATTACAAGTAAAGTGGATGGTAAATGGGTTTCTCCAGCTAATATGGGAACCAATGTAAATACAGATGAGCATGATGCAACTTCAGCTGTTTCTCCTGATGCTCAAAGTATGATTATTTATAAAGGTAACAAAGGAAATGGAGATTTATTTGAATGTAAATTAGTTGGCTCTACTTGGTCAAAACCACAAGCATTAAATAAAAATATCAATACTAAATATCACGAATCATCTTGTAGTTATTCAAATGATGGCAAAACATTATACTTTGTTTCAAATAAACCTGGAGGTTTTGGAGAGCATGATATGTATGTTACAACTTGGGATGAAGAAGCTCAAGATTGGGGTGAAGCAAAAAATTTGGGACCAACTGTAAATACAAAATACAATGAAGAAAGTGTTTTTATCCATCCTGATGGTAAAACGCTATACTTCAGCTCTCAAGCTTTTGAAACAATGGGAGGTTATGATATTTTTAAATCGACTTTACAAGACGATGGTTCTTGGAGCACTCCAGAAAATTTAGGTTACCCTATTAATAGTGTTGATGATGATGTTTTCTTCGTAATTAATGGTTCTGGAAGAAGAGGATATTATTCATCATTTAAAGCTGACGGTCATGGAGAGAAAGATATCTATCAAATTACATTCTTAGGACCAGAAAAACCTGCTCAATTAAGTGGTGAAGATAACCTATTAGCAAACATTGCCGAACCAGTAAGAGAAAAAGTAATTGAGAAGCAAGTTGATGCCGCAACAAAAAGAATTACCATTTTAAAAGGTGTTGTTCGTGATGCAAAAAGCTTAAAACCATTATTATCTAGCTTAGAGTTGATTGATGTTGAAGAGAACAAAACTTTGGCAAAATTTGAATCGAATGAAACAACTGGTAAATACTTAGTTTCACTTCCTTCTGGTAAAAACTATGGTTTAATTGTAAGAGCTGATGGTTATTTATTCCACTCTGAAAATTTTAATATTCCAGAAACTGCTGCTTACCAAGAAGTTGAGAAAAACATTGACTTACAAAAAGTAGAAGTTGGAAGCACAATTGTATTAAAAAATATCTTTTACGATTACAACAAAGCAACTTTACGTGATGCCTCTAAAAATGAATTGGATCGTTTAACAAAATTGTTAAAAGAAAATCCAACTATTAAAATTGAGCTTTCTGCACATACTGATTCAAGAGGTGGTGATAAATACAATCAAGACTTATCGCAACGACGAGCACAATCTTGTGTTGATTATTTAATTAAAAATGGAATTGGAACGGATAGATTAGTTTCTAAAGGATATGGTGAAGAAAAACTGTTAATTAGTGATGCTGAAATAGCTAAATTAAAATTTGATGATGAGAAAGAAGATGCTCACCAACAAAATAGAAGAACAGAATTTAAAATATTAAGTAAATAA
- the pfkA gene encoding 6-phosphofructokinase: MKKIGVFTSGGDAPGMNAAIRAVVRTCFYNNIEPYGIYEGYKGLIAGEIYLLTSKDVGNVIQRGGTFLKSARCKEFHTKKGRQQAYDNIKKHELDGIVAIGGDGTFTGANIFNREFNIPFVGLPGTIDNDLFGTDYTIGYDTALNTVIEAVDKIRDTANSHNRLFLVEVMGRDAGFIALRSGIAVGAEAILIPETQTYINELVAKLESGTKNHKNSMIVIVAEGDDAGGAYEIAEQVKQKCPNYDARVTVLGHIQRGGSPSALDRVLASRLGNAAVDALLANKTNLMIGVVNNQISYTPFSKAIKHHQKLNTDLLDLAEILSY, from the coding sequence ATGAAAAAAATAGGCGTATTTACATCTGGTGGCGATGCACCAGGAATGAATGCAGCGATTAGAGCTGTGGTTAGAACATGTTTCTATAACAATATTGAACCTTATGGTATTTATGAAGGCTATAAAGGTTTAATAGCTGGTGAAATTTATCTGCTAACTTCCAAAGATGTAGGTAACGTTATTCAGAGAGGAGGGACTTTTCTAAAAAGTGCAAGATGTAAAGAATTTCATACCAAAAAAGGAAGACAACAAGCCTATGATAATATAAAAAAACATGAATTAGATGGAATTGTTGCCATAGGTGGAGATGGAACTTTTACTGGCGCAAATATTTTTAACAGAGAATTTAATATTCCTTTTGTTGGTTTGCCTGGTACTATTGATAACGATTTGTTTGGAACAGATTATACCATTGGTTACGATACAGCTTTAAATACTGTTATTGAGGCTGTAGATAAAATTAGAGACACAGCAAATTCCCACAACCGCTTATTTTTAGTTGAAGTTATGGGAAGAGATGCAGGTTTTATTGCTTTAAGAAGTGGTATTGCAGTAGGTGCCGAAGCAATTTTAATTCCTGAAACCCAAACTTACATTAACGAGCTAGTAGCTAAACTCGAAAGTGGTACTAAAAACCACAAAAATAGTATGATAGTTATTGTTGCTGAAGGTGACGATGCTGGAGGTGCTTACGAGATAGCTGAACAAGTAAAGCAAAAATGTCCAAACTATGATGCTAGAGTAACTGTACTGGGGCATATACAACGAGGTGGAAGCCCATCTGCTTTAGATAGAGTTTTAGCAAGCCGTTTAGGAAATGCTGCCGTTGATGCTTTATTAGCTAACAAAACCAATTTAATGATTGGAGTTGTAAACAATCAAATTTCATACACACCTTTTAGTAAAGCAATAAAACACCATCAAAAGTTAAATACCGATTTATTAGATTTGGCTGAAATACTATCTTATTAA
- the priA gene encoding replication restart helicase PriA: MSTETKFVDVIIPLSIPYLYTYRVPRELTNEVIVGQRVVVQFGRGRKLYSALIKKIHNQPPKAYEAKYIDSILDDQPLVNQKQLKHWDWIADYYLSNLGEVYSAALPGALKLASETKIVLNADFAGDYLEDLTDKEYQVYEALSIRNVLSLSEIAELLFIKYTHKVVKGLIDKKVVIVEEELKRKFKPKVVQYVRLTENANNEKNLEKLFEELSKAPKQLELLMKFIQLSERYQEQPKEVNKIVLQKAVNATSSVITQLVKKNIFEVYDVVANRLDDYGNEIIGFNQLNEDQEKATVEIKNHFKEKDVVLLHGVTGSGKTEIYIKLIQEALAEGNQVLYLLPEIALTTQLIIRLQKVFGDVIGVYHSKFNENERVEVWNQVLNFEQTKSSKYQVVMGARSAMFLPFSNLGLVIVDEEHENTFKQYDPAPRYNARDSSIVLANIHKAKILMGSATPSIENYWNAQQGKFGLVELKKRHGGVQMPEILCADIKEATRKKKMKSHFSPLLMEQMEEAFKNKEQVILFQNRRGYAPFMICEECGHVPECNNCDVSLTYHKFSNQLRCHYCGQHKKMPNACGACGSTRVTLKGFGTEQIEEELAIYFPKIKVARMDADSTRSKNAYHQLITDFEEGNIDVLVGTQMVTKGLDFNNVTLVGILNADTMLNFPDFRAFERAYQMMSQVSGRAGRKVKRGKVIIQTYDPYHRIIRQVIEHDYLGMYNNELIERKQFNYPPFHRLIHFSLKHRDKDMLNAGASEFTYQLQQKFGSRVLGPEFPVISRIKNYYHKNVLLKIEREGSISSTRKIITEIKNNFESFSEYKSVKITIDVDPM, encoded by the coding sequence ATGAGTACCGAAACTAAATTTGTAGATGTTATTATTCCTCTATCTATACCCTATTTGTATACCTATAGGGTTCCTAGAGAGTTAACCAATGAAGTTATTGTTGGACAACGAGTTGTTGTACAATTTGGTAGAGGAAGAAAACTCTATTCGGCACTTATAAAAAAAATACACAACCAACCACCCAAAGCTTATGAAGCAAAATACATCGACTCTATTTTAGATGATCAACCATTAGTAAACCAAAAACAATTAAAACATTGGGATTGGATAGCCGATTATTACCTAAGCAACTTAGGCGAAGTTTACAGTGCTGCTTTACCTGGAGCTCTAAAATTAGCTAGTGAAACTAAAATTGTTTTAAATGCTGATTTTGCAGGTGATTATCTTGAAGATTTAACCGATAAGGAATATCAAGTATACGAAGCTTTGAGTATTAGAAATGTATTAAGCTTAAGCGAAATAGCCGAATTACTTTTTATAAAATATACCCATAAAGTTGTAAAAGGACTTATTGATAAAAAAGTAGTCATTGTTGAGGAGGAATTAAAGCGAAAATTTAAACCAAAAGTTGTACAATATGTTCGGTTAACCGAAAACGCCAACAATGAAAAAAATCTTGAAAAACTATTTGAAGAATTAAGCAAAGCACCTAAGCAATTAGAGTTGTTAATGAAGTTTATACAACTTAGCGAACGCTATCAAGAACAACCTAAAGAGGTTAACAAAATAGTGCTACAAAAGGCTGTTAATGCAACTTCATCTGTTATTACTCAATTGGTTAAAAAGAATATTTTTGAAGTTTACGATGTTGTTGCAAATCGATTAGATGATTACGGAAATGAAATAATTGGTTTTAATCAACTAAACGAAGATCAAGAAAAAGCGACTGTCGAAATCAAAAATCACTTTAAAGAAAAAGATGTTGTTCTTTTACATGGAGTTACTGGCTCAGGTAAAACAGAAATCTATATCAAATTAATTCAAGAAGCTTTAGCCGAAGGAAACCAAGTTTTATATCTATTACCAGAAATCGCATTAACTACACAGTTAATTATTAGATTGCAAAAAGTATTTGGAGACGTAATTGGAGTTTACCATTCAAAATTTAACGAAAACGAACGTGTTGAAGTTTGGAATCAGGTATTAAATTTCGAGCAAACAAAATCAAGTAAATACCAAGTTGTAATGGGAGCTCGTTCGGCTATGTTTTTACCATTTAGCAATTTAGGGTTGGTAATTGTTGATGAAGAACATGAGAACACTTTTAAACAATACGACCCTGCTCCAAGATACAATGCAAGAGATTCATCTATAGTTTTAGCAAACATTCATAAAGCAAAAATATTAATGGGCTCTGCTACCCCATCAATAGAAAACTATTGGAATGCGCAACAAGGTAAATTTGGATTGGTAGAATTGAAAAAACGACATGGTGGAGTTCAAATGCCCGAAATTTTATGTGCAGATATAAAAGAAGCTACTCGAAAAAAGAAAATGAAATCTCACTTTTCTCCACTACTTATGGAGCAAATGGAAGAAGCCTTTAAGAATAAAGAACAAGTTATTTTATTTCAAAATAGAAGAGGCTATGCTCCTTTTATGATTTGTGAAGAATGTGGTCATGTACCTGAATGTAATAATTGTGATGTTTCTTTAACCTATCATAAGTTTTCTAATCAATTACGTTGTCATTATTGCGGACAACATAAAAAAATGCCAAATGCTTGTGGAGCATGCGGAAGCACGAGAGTGACGTTAAAAGGATTTGGAACTGAACAAATTGAGGAAGAGTTAGCCATTTATTTTCCTAAAATAAAAGTAGCTCGAATGGATGCCGATTCTACTAGAAGTAAGAATGCTTATCACCAATTAATAACTGATTTTGAAGAAGGTAATATTGATGTATTAGTTGGAACACAAATGGTAACTAAAGGTTTAGATTTTAACAACGTAACCTTGGTTGGGATATTAAATGCTGATACCATGCTAAACTTCCCTGATTTTAGAGCATTTGAACGTGCATACCAAATGATGAGTCAAGTTAGTGGACGTGCAGGTAGAAAAGTAAAAAGAGGAAAAGTAATTATACAGACTTACGACCCTTATCACAGAATTATTCGACAAGTAATTGAACATGATTACTTGGGGATGTATAACAATGAATTGATAGAACGTAAACAATTTAACTACCCTCCTTTTCATCGCTTAATTCACTTTAGTTTAAAGCATAGAGATAAAGATATGTTGAATGCTGGAGCATCTGAATTTACATATCAACTGCAACAAAAATTTGGTAGTCGTGTTTTAGGTCCTGAGTTCCCTGTTATTAGTCGTATTAAAAATTACTACCACAAAAACGTGTTACTGAAAATAGAACGTGAAGGTTCTATTTCTTCTACACGAAAAATAATTACAGAAATCAAAAACAACTTCGAATCTTTTAGCGAATATAAATCGGTAAAAATTACTATTGATGTTGATCCGATGTAA
- a CDS encoding sensor histidine kinase, which translates to MSRSKNIRNELVIEGTRIGIWDWNVQTGETYFNERWANIIGYTISELKPLSIETWLKFAHPEDLEKSNLLIQEHFEGKTEYYDFQSRMRHKDGHWVWVHDRGKVFEWDEDGNPIRMCGSHIDITVEKLQEVNLKRALDERDILLKEVHHRVKNNLQLLLSLSRLKDQDGKISTSEIEDSISSIATAYEAIYKSDRLDKISIKKYFHQIFLTILNVGDIDYKIICDELENKIDFLIPLGLIVTELINNSLKHAFGNVKFKNIQMEIQEESNELVIEYSDNGLGYSEESLKSIKQSSSFGLSIIEGLVDQLNGNIQFFNNNGARAKIKITNPNKT; encoded by the coding sequence ATGAGTAGGTCAAAAAACATAAGGAATGAGCTTGTAATAGAAGGCACTAGAATTGGTATATGGGATTGGAATGTACAAACTGGTGAGACTTATTTTAATGAGCGTTGGGCTAACATCATCGGCTATACTATTAGTGAATTGAAACCTTTGAGCATTGAAACTTGGTTGAAATTTGCACATCCTGAAGATCTAGAAAAATCAAACCTGCTTATTCAAGAGCACTTTGAAGGTAAAACTGAATATTACGACTTTCAATCAAGAATGCGTCACAAAGATGGGCATTGGGTTTGGGTCCATGATCGCGGTAAGGTTTTCGAGTGGGACGAAGATGGCAACCCTATAAGAATGTGTGGCTCCCACATTGACATAACAGTGGAAAAGCTACAAGAAGTAAATCTGAAAAGAGCTCTAGACGAGAGAGATATTCTTTTAAAAGAAGTTCATCATCGAGTAAAAAACAACCTGCAACTTTTGTTAAGTTTATCAAGACTAAAAGATCAAGATGGAAAAATAAGCACTTCCGAAATTGAAGATTCTATAAGTTCAATAGCTACAGCTTATGAAGCGATATATAAATCAGATAGATTAGACAAAATCTCCATAAAAAAATATTTCCACCAAATATTTCTAACCATTTTAAATGTTGGTGATATTGACTATAAGATAATTTGTGATGAATTAGAAAACAAAATTGACTTTCTAATACCTCTTGGCTTAATTGTAACTGAATTGATTAACAATTCCTTGAAGCATGCTTTTGGTAATGTTAAATTCAAAAATATTCAAATGGAAATTCAAGAAGAAAGCAATGAGTTAGTTATTGAATACTCAGACAATGGACTTGGTTATTCTGAAGAATCTCTGAAGTCAATAAAACAATCTAGTTCATTTGGATTATCTATAATAGAAGGTTTGGTAGATCAATTAAACGGAAACATTCAGTTCTTTAATAATAATGGAGCTCGGGCCAAAATAAAAATAACTAACCCTAACAAAACCTAA
- a CDS encoding outer membrane beta-barrel family protein, which translates to MKYFITLFFSFLFFFCAFSQKPNKPNGQGKPSTTYKLLGQIIDDKGEPLPYVAVALFHVKDSSYAKGTATEMNGKFSMDIPSGNYYAKISFLSFEDKIVNNIQVKNQDLDLKKIQLKPSMLNIDEFEFVEEKKLMELDLDKRVFNVDKDITNQGANASEILDNVPSVAVDVEGNVSLRGSENVRILINGKPSGLTGISTADALKQLQGNQIEKVEVITNPSSRYDAEGEVGIINIILKRDRREGINGVVNVDVGYPSNYGGGFNLTLKSKNFNVFTGYGINYRNSPGSSKSIQDFTYPDTSFSYTSNTTMERLSLNHNFRLGTEVFLNPYNSFVVSGQYTFGDGDNENDLEYADFNNLGINTQKLTRLEIEGKDRSSYDISFNYRKTFKQKDRLLTFDIQQSENIDNESSTISQKNQFDAFQNLEQRAYNDEGAVNWLFQTDYIHPIFKGKIEFGLKAMLREVIDDYGVEQFNDTISNWEFIEGFKNRVIYNENISAGYLMFGNKMNKFSYQLGVRAEYSEVKSNFVTTNEVNNRNYLNLFPSTHFSYELNKDNSLQVGYSRRIQRPRHWWLLPFFSFNDSRSVFTGNPNLNPEFTDSYEIGHLKYWEKGSILSSVYYRYTTNVIERITFSDEEGITRRLPLNIGITNSYGTEFSGSYKMAKWWDLRGSFNFYREITDGEYDGVEYNSDALVWSTRLNSKWAIKKKLNIQASFNYNAPQNSPQGKTLARYSLDIGASMDVLKGNGTISLNAKDIFNTRMRRSIAYGENFTSESEMQWRSRFVRLSFTYRINQKKKRGDDKNFNFDDGGGEG; encoded by the coding sequence ATGAAATATTTTATCACATTATTTTTTTCTTTTTTATTTTTCTTTTGTGCCTTTTCACAAAAACCAAATAAACCAAACGGCCAAGGAAAACCATCTACTACATATAAATTACTTGGCCAAATTATAGATGATAAAGGAGAACCCTTACCATACGTTGCGGTCGCTTTATTTCATGTAAAAGATTCGAGTTATGCAAAAGGAACGGCAACTGAAATGAATGGTAAATTTTCTATGGATATACCTTCAGGAAACTATTATGCTAAAATTTCTTTTTTGAGTTTTGAAGATAAAATTGTAAACAATATCCAAGTAAAAAACCAAGATCTAGATTTGAAAAAAATTCAATTAAAACCATCAATGTTAAATATAGATGAATTTGAGTTTGTTGAAGAAAAGAAGTTGATGGAATTGGATTTGGATAAGCGTGTTTTTAATGTGGATAAAGACATTACTAATCAAGGTGCAAATGCATCCGAAATTTTAGATAATGTACCATCGGTTGCTGTTGATGTTGAAGGAAATGTAAGTTTAAGAGGAAGTGAAAATGTACGTATTTTAATTAATGGTAAGCCATCGGGTTTAACAGGAATAAGTACAGCTGATGCCTTAAAGCAATTACAAGGAAATCAAATTGAAAAAGTAGAAGTAATTACTAACCCATCATCAAGATATGATGCTGAAGGAGAAGTTGGAATTATAAATATTATTTTAAAAAGAGATAGGAGAGAGGGAATTAATGGTGTGGTAAATGTTGATGTTGGTTACCCAAGTAATTATGGTGGAGGATTTAATTTAACTTTAAAAAGTAAAAATTTTAATGTTTTTACTGGTTATGGAATAAATTATAGAAATTCACCAGGATCAAGTAAATCTATTCAAGATTTTACCTACCCAGATACTAGTTTTAGTTATACTAGCAATACAACTATGGAGCGATTAAGCCTTAACCATAATTTTAGGTTAGGTACAGAAGTTTTTCTAAACCCTTATAATTCTTTTGTGGTTTCAGGGCAATATACCTTTGGTGATGGTGATAATGAAAACGACTTAGAATATGCCGATTTCAATAATTTAGGAATCAATACTCAAAAATTAACTAGACTTGAAATTGAAGGTAAGGATAGGTCTTCTTATGATATTTCTTTTAACTACAGAAAAACATTTAAGCAAAAAGACAGGTTATTAACTTTTGATATCCAGCAATCAGAAAATATTGATAATGAGAGCTCTACAATTAGTCAAAAAAATCAATTTGATGCTTTTCAAAATTTAGAACAACGAGCATATAATGATGAAGGGGCGGTAAATTGGTTATTCCAAACAGACTATATTCATCCTATTTTTAAAGGTAAAATTGAATTTGGTTTAAAAGCAATGCTAAGAGAAGTAATTGATGATTACGGAGTAGAACAATTTAATGATACCATCAGTAATTGGGAATTTATAGAAGGGTTTAAAAACAGAGTTATTTATAATGAAAATATTTCTGCAGGTTATTTAATGTTTGGAAACAAAATGAATAAGTTTTCCTATCAGTTGGGAGTTCGAGCAGAGTATTCAGAAGTTAAATCAAATTTTGTAACAACAAACGAAGTAAACAATAGAAACTATTTAAACTTATTTCCAAGTACACATTTTTCGTATGAATTAAATAAAGACAATTCGTTGCAAGTTGGTTATAGTAGAAGAATTCAACGCCCTAGACATTGGTGGTTATTGCCATTTTTTAGTTTTAATGATTCAAGAAGTGTGTTTACAGGTAATCCAAATTTGAATCCTGAATTTACTGACTCTTATGAGATTGGGCATCTAAAATATTGGGAAAAAGGTTCTATCTTATCGAGTGTTTATTACCGATATACTACTAATGTAATTGAGCGAATTACATTTTCTGATGAAGAAGGAATTACCAGAAGATTACCTTTAAATATAGGTATTACTAATTCCTATGGAACTGAGTTTTCTGGTTCGTATAAAATGGCAAAATGGTGGGATTTAAGAGGTAGTTTTAATTTTTATAGAGAAATTACTGACGGAGAGTATGATGGAGTAGAATATAATAGTGATGCTTTAGTTTGGTCTACTCGATTAAACTCAAAATGGGCAATAAAAAAGAAGTTAAACATACAAGCATCATTTAATTATAATGCACCACAAAATTCGCCTCAAGGAAAAACACTAGCTCGTTATTCGTTAGATATTGGTGCATCGATGGATGTATTAAAAGGAAATGGAACCATAAGTTTAAATGCTAAGGATATTTTTAATACCAGAATGAGGCGTTCAATTGCATATGGAGAAAACTTTACTTCAGAGAGTGAAATGCAATGGCGATCTCGTTTTGTAAGATTAAGTTTTACGTACCGTATTAACCAGAAAAAGAAACGAGGCGATGATAAGAACTTTAATTTTGATGATGGAGGAGGAGAAGGATAG
- a CDS encoding acyl-CoA reductase produces MSLEKRINAFIELGTFLKQFKNKVINDSVQNLNEKFYDDFDYLIKRQKAFNGWFTEVFVLESIDAIAEMLTKENLQEWVSNYEINDFTPKNVGVIMAGNIPLVGFHDFLSVLISGNNVIAKTSSEDNTLLKKIAEILIEIDAELATKIKFVERLENFEAVIATGSNNTARYFESYFGKYPNIIRKNRNSVAVISHNDEKENLNKLGNDIFQYYGLGCRNVSKLYVPKGYNFNQFFEAIFEDFQDIVNNNKYANNYDYNKAVYLLGNNQLLDNNFVLLKEDESFSSPVAVLHYEYYEDIEELKNHLQSQKENIQCIVSNEAPIESLKFGEAQQPKLWDYADGVDTMAFLTNL; encoded by the coding sequence ATGAGTTTAGAAAAAAGAATAAATGCCTTTATAGAATTAGGAACTTTTTTAAAGCAATTTAAAAATAAAGTTATTAATGATTCGGTTCAAAATTTAAACGAAAAGTTTTATGATGATTTTGACTATTTAATCAAAAGACAGAAAGCTTTTAATGGCTGGTTTACTGAAGTTTTTGTGCTTGAATCTATTGACGCAATTGCTGAAATGCTAACCAAAGAAAATTTACAAGAATGGGTTTCTAACTATGAAATTAATGATTTTACCCCTAAAAATGTAGGAGTAATAATGGCAGGAAATATTCCTTTAGTTGGATTTCACGATTTTTTAAGTGTTTTAATTTCTGGTAATAATGTTATTGCTAAAACTTCATCTGAAGACAACACTTTATTGAAAAAGATTGCTGAAATTTTGATTGAAATTGATGCTGAATTGGCAACCAAAATAAAATTTGTTGAACGATTAGAAAATTTTGAGGCAGTAATTGCAACCGGTAGTAATAATACAGCTCGATATTTTGAATCGTATTTTGGAAAATACCCTAATATTATCCGAAAAAATAGAAATTCGGTTGCAGTTATTAGTCATAATGATGAAAAGGAAAATTTAAATAAATTAGGTAATGATATTTTTCAATATTATGGATTAGGATGTAGGAATGTATCAAAACTTTATGTGCCTAAGGGCTATAATTTCAATCAATTTTTTGAAGCTATATTTGAAGATTTTCAAGACATTGTTAATAATAATAAATACGCTAATAATTACGATTACAATAAAGCAGTTTATTTATTAGGAAATAATCAATTATTAGATAATAACTTTGTATTATTAAAAGAAGATGAAAGTTTTTCATCTCCAGTAGCAGTTTTACATTATGAGTATTATGAAGATATTGAAGAGTTGAAAAATCATTTACAATCTCAAAAAGAAAATATACAATGTATAGTTTCTAATGAAGCACCAATAGAATCGTTAAAATTTGGAGAAGCTCAACAACCTAAATTATGGGATTATGCAGATGGAGTGGATACAATGGCTTTTTTAACAAATTTATAA
- a CDS encoding 4Fe-4S dicluster domain-containing protein, producing MAIIITDECINCGACEPECPNNAIYEGGDEWRVSDGTSVSGDYKLMNGSSIDADTTQEPVSMDFYYIVADKCTECKGFHDEPQCAAVCPVDCCVDDEDVRETEDELLAKKDKLHL from the coding sequence ATGGCAATTATAATAACAGATGAATGTATTAATTGTGGGGCATGTGAACCAGAATGTCCAAACAACGCAATTTACGAAGGAGGAGATGAATGGCGAGTAAGTGATGGAACTTCTGTAAGTGGAGATTATAAGTTAATGAATGGCTCTTCAATCGATGCTGACACTACTCAAGAGCCTGTTAGCATGGACTTTTACTATATCGTAGCAGATAAGTGTACAGAGTGTAAAGGATTTCACGATGAGCCTCAATGTGCTGCTGTTTGTCCAGTTGATTGTTGTGTAGATGATGAAGATGTAAGAGAAACTGAAGATGAATTATTAGCTAAAAAAGATAAATTACACTTATAA